The Xiphophorus couchianus chromosome 3, X_couchianus-1.0, whole genome shotgun sequence genome segment GAGAAGAGAGATCCAAGTAAGTTTATTCTGGTTAGGCCTGCCAGCTCCATGCAAATCGGTATTTTTAATACTCCCATCAGTTTAATGAAACCAAATCTTCACTTTTAGCTTTGATCTGAACTGGGAGTTTGCTTTGAAGTAATTACAGATTCTAAACCACATAATTTATAAAACGATTGTTCttgttttaacctttttttaatttatggcCAAACAGTCTGCTAGCACCCCCTAGTGAAGCAGCCCAAACATGCAGAGTAACTCGAACCAGCAATACACTAAAGTAGTAAATCACACTCTGACAAATAGAAATGCCTGCATTATCAAGGTTGTCATTCCACTTTTTATAGCATAACATTAAGTCTTAAGAGCATTGTCAGTAATAATCTGGTGTACCGCTGTGTGTCATAAATCTGCtggttttaaaggttttacagatgtaaatatgattacagattttgtggttgttaattttattgcttTACTTTTATATGAAATTTTTATATGGTGTGAATATAAAGATCCCAAAACTCTTCTCATAagcaaattgtaaaaaatttattttgcttttttttttttattcatcttcagAGTTCAAAAAACTCTACGTGGAGCTGTGACTTTCTTTATGATTTAGACTTCAACGACAGTAAATTTTAATGCCGTACAAGCATTTTCCAAACCTTTTGAGACAAAGCCAGACATGGAACGGACTCtgttatttcagattttaaccCATTTAGATCCTCTATCTCTTGGCACAAAACCCACCGTAGCTTTTATAAGTACGATTTCAATTAGCCATTGTGCAAATCAACAAGTTCAAGTGTCCAACCTCTTTTTATTTGGTGGTTTGTTTCCCAGGAGGTGCTACACTCGTCTCAGGCCCttcaggaggagaaggaagaggtCAAGAGGCGACTGGAGGATGCCACGGCCAGGATTGTACAGTTAGAAGAGGATCTGATTGGGGTCACACAGAAGGGACTTCAAAAGGAAACCGAGCTGGACAGGTGACTTGTTAAAGACGAATTCAGATTTTTGGAATGGATACACCCCAAAATTTTCCGTTATTCATTAATATGTactaatttttttatgtctttttttttttcatctagcCTTAAAGATCGATTGAAGAAAGTCGCTCTAGAGAAAGAGGCTCTTGAATCTCACGTAAAGAATGAGAGAGATGAGAAGGAACTCTACAAGGtgatgtttaattattttaaaagttgaactTTAGAAATAACAATAtcaaaatttacataaaatgagataaagtaacttttcagccagaTATATCTGTATCACCGTActggtttgtttaaaaaaacacttggtGACAGCTTTACCTTCTAAATCATTTGCTGTGTAATTTGAGACATGCCAGACTTGGAGGCATCCTTCgttagcttttgttttttttcccaattctttcctgtttttccactttgtgctctttgaataattttgtgtaGTGGAACATTTGAGTCTAAACAGGGCATGCCTTATTCTGTCTCCTGGTCCGTCTGGTGTTTGTGCGTCCTGTGTTGTGGTGGGTGCTCCACAGGAAGTGGGAGGGCCACATACTGTAGTGTCGCCACAGAAATGGAGCCCAAAACCCCCATATCTAATTTAGCTTGCACCATCACACAGAGGATGTTGCCGAAGGACCATTTTAAAACCTATCTTaatctctgtttctttttaatgaggTCACACAACATTTGATTTATTAGCAGGGGTTTGACGCAGTCTTGAAAAACCCAAATAGGTCTAACCAGAAGAAAGTAGAGCGTGGAAGAAGTCTCCGAGTGTCCAATATTTAATCTAAAACCttgaatttctgaaaataagaaaaaaggaataaaaggCTTTTCACTCCGATTTTAGTTAATCTTAGTAACTAGCACAACACAGATAAATGGGCacttattgaaaaataaaaagacgaccaattcagcattttttttcttaattcttttTGGGAAAGGTCTCTGGATGATCTTAAATCATGAGTTTAAATTAGCACTGTGGCCATTAGACTGGGCCTGGCGTAGGTGCCAAGCAAATCACAAACTGTACCGTTAAAGAATCTTAACTTGGAGTAGGATAATCCAATCAAGATTTTACGagacaaaatgtctaaaattatattacaatccatgttaattaatttcagtaattcagttatttattcCAGCGGTTTTTATGCTAATTTTGAGGATTAGGGTGTTTAGCATTTGAAACTCATGAGAAACTTCAAAATTTAAGTTGCTCATGAAATTACAATATTACctaagagcaataaaaacattaatcccagtaaagacattttccattttgatcTACACAACAACGGGGCGCAGTGAAGCAGATGCTCACTTGCAGTCTGCACGCGCAGTCTCACATGTGCcttcaaaccgcaccagaattcacttcaaccgaaccgaacTGAGACTTTTAGGCGGCTCAGACTTCACTTTTTTCTGGTCTGCATCAGCGTTCGATTATGCATTCCCACCGCCACATACTAACCGGCCGAtggatcagagtttgattgaaTAGGGTCGTTGTGAAAGCACCCCAAGAGTCCTTCAAGCAAGCGTCTTTATGAGATAtttagtggaaagaaaatgtggtAGAAAAAAGTGTGCTAGCAGCTGTGATAACCACAGCATAGAGAGAATGGGAAAGCAAAGCAAATTCATGAGTTTGAAAAAGACTCACAAGGTGTGAATCAGAAGCCTAGTTAGGCATTGTGTTGTTTAGTAATTTGTTGAACTCAGGTAATAAAACCCAATCGTTTAAAGTTTTGTTCTGTATATTAgaaaagctacaataaaattgcagaaatttcagtctggaaaagcatgaaattttgaaatgttaaatttttgtgtttttataaacgaggcaaaaggttaaaaagttgtaaaaaaaaaaaaaaactatgtgtgtgttctgtttctttatatttctcATTGTGCTCGCATCAGATTCACCTGAAAAACCGGGAGCTGGAAAACACTAAGCTGAGTGCGGAGCTGCAGATGCTAAAGTCCGTGGATGTAAACAAGGAAAACACCATTGCCCAGTTCAAAGAAGAGGTGGGACGCCTGCAGGCATGCCTCacagagaaggaaaaacagTACAAAGAAATCCTGGCCAAAGTTTCTCCTTTGGTATGAATTActagactgttttttttttttatttatttttttaccaagttTTAAATTAGCATCAACGGTAGAAGATGATgccttttaatatttaactactATATAGTGACTTTAAGACCTCTGCTAGACCTAAAAGTCTAATGTGACAATAACATGTGGTTGTACCAGGGTGACATGAAGGCCCTGAAGGAGCAGCTGCGGCAGAAAGAGGATCAGCTCCAGGCCAACCAGCAGCAGTCCTCTCTGCTGGCTGCCGAACTGAGGGATGCCTCCAGCGCCCGGGATCGCACCATGTCTGAGCTCTACCACATGAAGCTCGAGGCGGACGCCCTGCGCCAGGCCAAGGCCGAAGCTCAGGCCCAGTGTGTCCACCTGGAACTCGTAGTCGAACAGATGAAGGCAGATGCCAAAAAGGAGGCGGTGAGGATGAACGTTTCCGTCACAGGccttcatttaaattattttagacaATGACTTTCGTTCAGTAATTAGCCGATCAGGCTTTTCCTGACCAGTTTCGACTCCTACCCTATTTTCATGCAGTCGTTTTAATGGTACTCTTCTTCTTATTCTCCCGTCTTTGTAAAAACAGGCCAAATTGGAGGAGGAAGCGAGCACAGACCCAGCTGTTGtagcagagctgcagagagagGTGGAGGACCTGAAGCTGCGGCTGCTCATGGCTGCAGAGCACTACAAGGAGAAGTACAAGGAATGCCAGCGACTGCAAAAACAAGTCCTCAAACTATCTGAACAGCAGGGGGTAGGTTCCAGCAGACACCAGCCGCCAAGCTTTATCCGTAAACCGAACATGGGTTCGGTTTACGGATTAAAGACggtttaaagatgtttttttacgCTCTGCCTTCTTTTAACATTCATTTGTGTTGCTGTTCATAGGAAGTGAGGAAAAGCACAGCACAAGAGGTCGCCGCAATCCCTGCATCAGGGAGTCCAGACACATCGGTGCCGGGTATTTATGTCCAGTTCTGTCTGGTTGTATGGAAGAAGTAGATGGTTTTATCatagaaactgtaaaatgtCTTAGAAAAGGCCACAGTAGTTTACTGTCTTAGTTTATGTCGTTTGATTTTTCTCCCCCCAGCCTTTTCAGTCATAAAagcaatcattttattttaaaccgtGATAAATGAAGAGATCTACATATTTTGGTTGTGTTCTCGTCTCTACAGGCAGCCCAGGTTCTGCTGACCCCATGTTGGAGGCCATCATCCAAGAGAAGCTCAAAGGCATCAGCAGAGAAGCTTCCGACAGAAatgacaaatacagaaaatgcaaGCAGATGCTGATAGTAAGCAATGCGTCTGCATTCTGCGCAAAATATGCAACGGTTCTCTAATCCTGAGAGGAcaaagtgtgacaaaaacaaaaaagggtgATGAGTGTCTGTTGCCTTTTAGGAGGAAAAGGAGCGCAGCAGCTTGTTTGCAGACGAGCTGGCCAAGACGGAGCTGAAATTAAAGGAGCAGCTGAAGACCAACGAGAGTCTAAAGTTGCAGCTGGCTGCCGCAGAGGACCGTTATAAGGTCAGGCTCCGAACGCGGCGCTGGTGCCTTCAAAGCAGTTCGGTCTTCAGACTCGACTGTTTTTATCGGCGTCCATGGCTGGTCTTGCTCAAGGATCGAGACTTTGATACTTTCTTCCCCCCCTGAACATAGTTGTTCTGACAGTGTTGTTTATGAGCCGGCCTATCTGTTAGACGGCGTTTTACTGCTGTTTATGTCAGGCTCTGGAGACAAGCGAGGTTTGGCTCGGAGGAATCCTTTTTAGTCGCACTGCTAATGCTGGGTTTGGCTGGGGTCAGGCGGATATTTGCTTAGTGTCTCAGGAGAATCCAAGCAGGTTGTTTTGCTTTGAGGAGTATCGAACGTAAATCAGGCCGCGGCCAAAGGAAGCCGTTTATGCTTGTGATCAATTAATGTCACATGCCGAAGCCTGCCTGTATTTCAGCGAGACATTTTTCAGTCAGGAGCGCATTAAGTATAAGAAAAGATGGTCTTTTCATTCCTTTTGGTTTTGTGTCCATTGTTTACCTCAGAGTCAAGTAGCTGAGAAGGGTCGGgagctgaaggagctgagggacTCGTTTGCACTCgtgaaggagaaggaaaaactgGAGGGGGTTAGTAAcagctttcattttctcttttatagACTCCTGCCACTCCAAACATTCCCTAAAATATAAAGCTTTCTCTCTGCCATTTCGTCTGGGTATAAAATACCACTAATTGTAGaagcaaattaaatgttgtctGTTTCATTGCTTTGCTCCACAGTAAGGTCCTGGCAGGCCTAATACTGCTAATGCTGTTCAAAGAGGTGGGATCCCACCATTTGAGGTTTAGACTGTCAATTAGCTTGACCTCATTAATTACAAAACGgttctaatcataaaaaaattgattttcttttctttaataaagCTGTTAACTAAGCTTTgctttgaagtaaaaaaaaaaaaaaaaaggtccctTGCATCATATTCCCAAAACAGCTTGGTGGCTTCtgggcagaaaataaaaatgacacatcACTATTGGTTTTTTTGGtgcaaaatagtttaaattctgcttttgttttccctAGGAGCTCCAGAAGAGCAGCAGCAAGAAGGGCGATCAAGGGGCCAGTGAGAAAACCAGCTTGGAGAACCTCCAGACCAGTGTGCCTTTAATTCTTCAGTACCCCGTCCCTTACGCCCAGGACACCCCGACCCCACTGCTGGTCTCTCAGAGTCCAAGCAAACTACACTTTGGGAACCCTTATTCCATCTCAGACTCAAAaggtgaatatttattttttttttagaaaagtatgtgggattttatttttttaaagtggttgAATTATGTCTGCAGATGAGACAGAGGAGGAGTTCTCAGATGATCAGCCTCTGAAGCTGCCCCCCGTAGGCCCACCCTCCTGGGACAGCAACGTGGTCTGCATCCAGCCCTCCCGCAACCTCAGCCGGCCAGAAGGACACGAAGAGGCAGAGGAAAACAACAATGTGAGCTTCTCGTCTGTTTTAGCCACGCCATACCGCTTTGTCGGGATTTGCATGAAAAACAGAGGTCCAAGTCCTCTGCATGGCACTTTAGGTCAAAAACCTAATTCATATTTCATCCCAGTAGTTGCCTACCATACTtgcaaaaatttattttgtgtcattaCAGCTACAAACCTCAATATGTGTTataggattttatttaataaaccgagccaaaatgataaatgactgtgaagaggaaggaaagtgGTACAGTGTTGGTTTCTTTCCAGTTGTTGAAAGAAATCCGCCAGAAGATGATGTCCCGGTTGTAGTTTGGCACAAGTTGTGGGAGAGTCTCGGCAAACTGATGAagtttggtcagatgagaccaaaagataaaacatttttgcctaCATGCAAGACAAGTTTAAATGTGTAGCACATgttagcaacaaggcaattcaaagagCTTTAGatgatgaaaacacaacattgtaGAAGCAGAATAAAGGAAATTAATGAAAAGTTGGAATATGAACTACAGTTAATGATGTTCCGGTTATTATTAAGTTGAGGGTAACTTAATAAAAGTTCAGATCTAAATTTGTCTGAGAATGTTTGgcaaaagttgaaaaacaaCGTTCACAGCTGGCCTCTTGGCAGAACTCAGGCTCCAAGTTTGAACCATTTTGCAAAGAGGAATTCACAAAAACTTGAGACattccttaaataaaaaaacttgaaaCGGCGATTTTGGGGAAAATTGATTTTACTGGCTAGACTGGACTGACTGAAAAAcatgtcttttcttttaacttcagAAATGTGAACTGCTCCATGTCGGTTTCTTGTAAAACATCCTAACAAGACGCAGTAGTTTGTGGCTGCAACATGACGCAAAGTTAACAAGTTGGCAACGTTGGAAGTGACTGTAGTGATCAGCAGTTATTTTGtaggcattttatttattgctgttgattctcttttcatatttatgttcccccccccccttcaaGGTTAACACCAACGAACAGCCGCTAGGAACAGAAACACGCAGCTCATTTGTGAATGATGGACAAACCCCCTTCTGCTTTGACTCCAGGTAACAAACCTTCTCCCGCTAAGTTTTAGTGTTTGCCATAACCTAGCCTCACTCGGCTTCTGTAACATAGCCGCCCTTTGTGTTACCGTTGTCGATGAGCAGGCCACCCACCCTGCATCAAACACACGTTCCTCATTAGCCGGTGCTCCTGTTTGTTGCTCGACTTCCATTAACGCGAGCGCTCTCTTCCTCCCTGCTTCTTCCgctgtctttttattttcctccccCTCTCCCCCGCCGCCCACAGCATGGATATGAAACGCTGTCCGCTCTGCGAGGTTATCTTCCCACCCAACTACGACCAGAGCAAGTTCGAGGAACACGTGGAGAGCCACTGGAAGATCTGCCCCATGTGCAGCGAGCAGTTCCCCCTGGACTGCGACCAGAAGGTGTTCGAGAACCACGTGCTCACTCACTTCGACGGGCA includes the following:
- the tax1bp1b gene encoding tax1-binding protein 1 homolog B isoform X1, with protein sequence MALFLDGTLLSRNMDTSNFAHVIFQNVGKSYLPHAALDCHYTLTQFIKPHPKDWVGIFKVGWSTARDYYTFLWSPLPENYVEGTAVNRTVIFQGYYVPNDDGEFYQFCYVTHKGEIRGASTPFQFRANSPSEDELLTVEDECNSDILVVTTKAGLLEQKVEEAQREKDELLKSMALIQQEKEQLDAEKESLQKEFEQEKETCAQLRREIQEVLHSSQALQEEKEEVKRRLEDATARIVQLEEDLIGVTQKGLQKETELDSLKDRLKKVALEKEALESHVKNERDEKELYKIHLKNRELENTKLSAELQMLKSVDVNKENTIAQFKEEVGRLQACLTEKEKQYKEILAKVSPLGDMKALKEQLRQKEDQLQANQQQSSLLAAELRDASSARDRTMSELYHMKLEADALRQAKAEAQAQCVHLELVVEQMKADAKKEAAKLEEEASTDPAVVAELQREVEDLKLRLLMAAEHYKEKYKECQRLQKQVLKLSEQQGEVRKSTAQEVAAIPASGSPDTSVPGSPGSADPMLEAIIQEKLKGISREASDRNDKYRKCKQMLIEEKERSSLFADELAKTELKLKEQLKTNESLKLQLAAAEDRYKSQVAEKGRELKELRDSFALVKEKEKLEGELQKSSSKKGDQGASEKTSLENLQTSVPLILQYPVPYAQDTPTPLLVSQSPSKLHFGNPYSISDSKDETEEEFSDDQPLKLPPVGPPSWDSNVVCIQPSRNLSRPEGHEEAEENNNVNTNEQPLGTETRSSFVNDGQTPFCFDSSMDMKRCPLCEVIFPPNYDQSKFEEHVESHWKICPMCSEQFPLDCDQKVFENHVLTHFDGHPLNFD
- the tax1bp1b gene encoding tax1-binding protein 1 homolog B isoform X2, coding for MALFLDGTLLSRNMDTSNFAHVIFQNVGKSYLPHAALDCHYTLTQFIKPHPKDWVGIFKVGWSTARDYYTFLWSPLPENYVEGTAVNRTVIFQGYYVPNDDGEFYQFCYVTHKGEIRGASTPFQFRANSPSEDELLTVEDECNSDILVVTTKAGLLEQKVEEAQREKDELLKSMALIQQEKEQLDAEKESLQKEFEQEKETCAQLRREIQEVLHSSQALQEEKEEVKRRLEDATARIVQLEEDLIGVTQKGLQKETELDSLKDRLKKVALEKEALESHVKNERDEKELYKIHLKNRELENTKLSAELQMLKSVDVNKENTIAQFKEEVGRLQACLTEKEKQYKEILAKVSPLGDMKALKEQLRQKEDQLQANQQQSSLLAAELRDASSARDRTMSELYHMKLEADALRQAKAEAQAQCVHLELVVEQMKADAKKEAAKLEEEASTDPAVVAELQREVEDLKLRLLMAAEHYKEKYKECQRLQKQVLKLSEQQGEVRKSTAQEVAAIPASGSPDTSVPGSPGSADPMLEAIIQEKLKGISREASDRNDKYRKCKQMLIEEKERSSLFADELAKTELKLKEQLKTNESLKLQLAAAEDRYKELQKSSSKKGDQGASEKTSLENLQTSVPLILQYPVPYAQDTPTPLLVSQSPSKLHFGNPYSISDSKDETEEEFSDDQPLKLPPVGPPSWDSNVVCIQPSRNLSRPEGHEEAEENNNVNTNEQPLGTETRSSFVNDGQTPFCFDSSMDMKRCPLCEVIFPPNYDQSKFEEHVESHWKICPMCSEQFPLDCDQKVFENHVLTHFDGHPLNFD